One window from the genome of Dermacentor silvarum isolate Dsil-2018 chromosome 7, BIME_Dsil_1.4, whole genome shotgun sequence encodes:
- the LOC125947230 gene encoding uncharacterized protein LOC125947230, with amino-acid sequence MIADKLAGFDVVIVHVGTNNTDNSVSVCIDKYRQLAQGIIERNSMVHYRPWEYQYSLLNDNYKKVNAALMQYCHKCGFTFLGGLVNDWPSYLSKDGVHPSRFGNKVLADYLYQEACTLSIDLERCRIQQCYKETQAPSSWTGRTRRTASLPSQRLTFPHLVCIFSFLLKQQVDLPQHQLLSGKPALLPCRGTTPTSRPEPFKVLAFHLLAVSVSVARVARLGGPGTACLPPFSMAQVYQAGEKLRGGLMSQ; translated from the exons ATGATTGCTGACAAGCTAGCTGGTTTTGATGTTGTCATTGTGCACGTTGGCACTAACAACACTGATAACAGTGTCAGCGTGTGCATCGACAAGTATCGCCAGCTCGCTCAGGGGATCATTGAAAGGAATTCCATGGTGCAT TACCGCCCATGGGAATATCAGTACTCTTTGTTGAATGACAACTACAAAAAGGTTAATGCTGCCCTGATGCAGTACTGCCACAAGTGTGGCTTCACTTTCCTGGGTGGTCTCGTGAACGACTGGCCCAGCTACCTGAGCAAGGATGGTGTCCACCCGAGCCGCTTTGGTAACAAGGTGCTGGCAGACTACCTGTACCAGGAGGCCTGCACCTTGTCCATCGATCTGGAGAGATGCCGCATCCAGCAGTGCTACAAGGAGACCCAGGCACCTTCTTCATGGACCGGCCGGACTCGCAGGACAGCATCCCTGCCATCTCAGAGGCTGACTTTCCCCCACTTGGTTTgcatattttcatttcttctcaAGCAGCAAGTGGACCTTCCACAGCACCAGCTCCTGTCTGGGAAGCCAGCACTGCTCCCTTGCAGAGGCACGACACCAACCAGCCGACCAGAACCCTTCAAGGTGCTGGCTTTTCACTTGTTGGCGGTGTCCGTGTCCGTTGCAAGGGTAGCAAGGCTTGGTGGACCTGGGACAGCCTGCCTTCCCCCATTTTCCATGGCACAAGTGTACCAAGCAGGGGAAAAGCTGAGGGGAGGTCTGATGAGCCAATGA
- the LOC119457353 gene encoding uncharacterized protein LOC119457353 translates to MQYCHKCGFTFLGGLVNDWPSYLSKDGVHPSRFGNKVLADYLYQEACTLSIDLERCRIQQCYKETQAPSSWTGRTRRTASLPSQRLTFPHLVCIFSFLLKQQVDLPQHQLLSGKPALLPCRGTTPTSRPEPFKVLAFHLLAVSVSVARVARLGGPGTACLPPFSMAQVYQAGEKLRGGLMSQ, encoded by the coding sequence ATGCAGTACTGCCACAAGTGTGGCTTCACTTTCCTGGGTGGTCTCGTGAACGACTGGCCCAGCTACCTGAGCAAGGATGGTGTCCACCCGAGCCGCTTTGGTAACAAGGTGCTGGCAGACTACCTGTACCAGGAGGCCTGCACCTTGTCCATCGATCTGGAGAGATGCCGCATCCAGCAGTGCTACAAGGAGACCCAGGCACCTTCTTCATGGACCGGCCGGACTCGCAGGACAGCATCCCTGCCATCTCAGAGGCTGACTTTCCCCCACTTGGTTTgcatattttcatttcttctcaAGCAGCAAGTGGACCTTCCACAGCACCAGCTCCTGTCTGGGAAGCCAGCACTGCTCCCTTGCAGAGGCACGACACCAACCAGCCGACCAGAACCCTTCAAGGTGCTGGCTTTTCACTTGTTGGCGGTGTCCGTGTCCGTTGCAAGGGTAGCAAGGCTTGGTGGACCTGGGACAGCCTGCCTTCCCCCATTTTCCATGGCACAAGTGTACCAAGCAGGGGAAAAGCTGAGGGGAGGTCTGATGAGCCAATGA